A genomic segment from Sulfitobacter mediterraneus encodes:
- the ribA gene encoding GTP cyclohydrolase II: MSFGPDITEQLARARADLRMGVPVVLNGVQSVLVLAAETLNAQRLTDLLALGGSPVLTITARRAETLKARVYDNDLARLPLPDDATPAWVQSIANPADDLRSPMKGPFNCVRGGAVDAHRTALQLVKSARLLPAVLVLGLPDGRGFAAQHGLTALDLVAAMPILSLRSDLHPVVNARLPMEASDAGRLHIFRPEDGGEEHYAIEVGRPDRNKPVLARLHSACFTGDVMGSLKCDCGPQLRAALAQMGQEGHGVLLYLNQEGRGIGLANKMRAYSLQDQGFDTVEANHRLGFEDDERDFRLGSDILKSMGFSAVRLLTNNPRKVEMMQASGIDVAERVPLMVGENHYNRDYLATKAAKSGHLL; encoded by the coding sequence ATGAGTTTTGGTCCCGACATTACCGAACAACTGGCCCGCGCAAGGGCCGATTTGCGCATGGGCGTGCCTGTGGTGCTGAACGGTGTGCAATCCGTGCTGGTTCTGGCCGCTGAGACATTGAACGCGCAGCGGCTTACCGATTTGTTGGCGTTGGGCGGCTCACCTGTTCTGACAATCACGGCGCGGCGTGCCGAAACGCTCAAGGCGCGGGTCTATGACAACGATCTGGCGCGGCTTCCGCTGCCCGATGATGCCACGCCGGCATGGGTGCAAAGCATCGCCAATCCGGCAGATGACCTGCGTTCGCCGATGAAAGGTCCGTTCAATTGCGTCCGTGGCGGCGCTGTGGACGCGCATCGCACTGCGTTGCAATTGGTGAAATCGGCCCGGCTTTTGCCTGCGGTTTTGGTTCTGGGTCTGCCTGACGGTCGCGGATTTGCCGCGCAACATGGGCTGACGGCACTGGATCTGGTGGCCGCGATGCCGATCCTGTCTTTGCGCAGCGATCTGCATCCGGTGGTCAATGCCCGCCTGCCGATGGAAGCCTCCGATGCGGGCCGTTTGCATATCTTCCGTCCCGAAGACGGCGGCGAAGAGCATTATGCCATCGAAGTAGGCCGCCCGGACCGCAACAAGCCCGTGCTGGCACGGCTGCATTCAGCCTGTTTCACCGGCGATGTCATGGGCAGCCTCAAATGCGATTGCGGCCCCCAATTGCGAGCGGCATTGGCGCAAATGGGGCAAGAGGGGCATGGCGTTCTGCTTTACCTCAATCAAGAGGGGCGCGGGATCGGGTTGGCCAACAAGATGCGGGCCTATTCGCTTCAGGATCAGGGGTTTGACACAGTTGAGGCCAATCATAGGCTTGGCTTTGAGGATGATGAACGTGATTTTCGGCTGGGCTCTGACATTCTGAAATCCATGGGGTTTTCTGCTGTGCGACTGCTGACCAACAATCCGCGCAAGGTAGAGATGATGCAGGCCAGCGGCATTGATGTGGCTGAACGGGTGCCGCTGATGGTGGGGGAAAACCACTACAACCGCGACTATCTGGCGACCAAGGCGGCCAAGTCCGGTCATCTTCTTTGA
- a CDS encoding response regulator transcription factor, whose protein sequence is MAQLKKILLVDDDDDLREALSEQLFMTEDFDVFEAENGADAMSRAKEAIYDLVILDVGLPDTDGRELCRLMRKQGVKSPIVMLTGHDTDADTILGLDAGANDYVSKPFKFPVLLARIRAQLRQHEQSEDAVFQLGPYTFKPSMKMLITEEDRKVRLTEKETNILKFLYRSNDGVVPRDVLLHEVWGYNAGVTTHTLETHIYRLRQKIEPDPSNARLLVTESGGYRLMA, encoded by the coding sequence ATGGCCCAGCTCAAGAAGATCCTGCTTGTGGACGATGATGACGACCTGCGCGAAGCGTTGAGCGAGCAATTGTTCATGACTGAAGACTTTGATGTCTTCGAAGCGGAAAACGGGGCCGATGCAATGTCCCGTGCCAAAGAGGCAATCTATGATCTGGTGATCCTTGATGTGGGCCTGCCCGATACCGATGGTCGCGAGCTGTGCCGCCTGATGCGCAAACAGGGTGTGAAAAGCCCGATTGTAATGCTGACCGGTCATGACACGGACGCAGACACAATCCTGGGCCTGGATGCTGGCGCCAATGATTACGTCAGCAAACCGTTCAAATTCCCGGTTCTGCTCGCACGCATACGCGCCCAGTTGCGCCAGCACGAACAATCCGAAGACGCGGTGTTCCAGCTTGGGCCATATACCTTCAAACCTTCGATGAAGATGTTGATTACCGAAGAAGACCGCAAGGTGCGCCTGACCGAGAAGGAAACCAATATCCTCAAGTTTCTTTATCGTTCAAACGATGGCGTGGTGCCGCGTGACGTTCTGCTGCATGAGGTCTGGGGCTACAATGCCGGGGTCACGACCCACACGCTTGAGACGCATATTTATCGGCTTCGACAAAAAATTGAACCAGATCCGTCAAATGCGCGCCTTCTTGTTACGGAAAGTGGTGGGTACAGGCTCATGGCCTGA